In the Chitinivibrionales bacterium genome, one interval contains:
- a CDS encoding beta-ketoacyl-[acyl-carrier-protein] synthase family protein, protein MADQHIVITGLGLITGLGLDCASSWEKLVAGHNPVRRFSLFDPRDLGCFFGVELPPEADALFSACIKPRSRSQMTRATMIAAVCADMAAADANLDEVDKTRIGVVTGATGTGYWWDKQGKDEHRILKNMANASASWISLRRKYHGPSYSVSTACASGAYALAGACDLIATGQCDAVVAGAADSSINYADVEGFLSIMALSEEKEDFTHACRPFDIARSGFVMGEGGGMLVAESLEHARKRGAKIYARLHRPGLSSEAYNMLSPQPSGTGMAGAMERALANAAMKPSAVDYINAHGTSTGYNDLYETLAIKAVFGEHARAVPVSSTKPQTGHCLGGAAGVEAVISVLALVNGTVPATVNLKTPDPQCDLDYVPGQSRKQTIKTVMSNSFAFGGHNGVCIFEKP, encoded by the coding sequence CACCGGCCTCGGCCTGATAACCGGACTCGGGCTCGACTGCGCCTCGTCGTGGGAAAAACTCGTGGCGGGACACAACCCGGTCAGGCGGTTTTCCCTGTTCGATCCCAGGGACCTCGGCTGTTTTTTCGGCGTGGAACTTCCGCCGGAGGCCGACGCCCTTTTCTCTGCCTGCATCAAGCCGCGCAGCCGGTCCCAGATGACGCGCGCCACCATGATCGCGGCGGTGTGCGCGGACATGGCCGCGGCCGACGCGAACCTCGACGAGGTTGACAAAACGCGCATAGGCGTGGTGACGGGCGCCACCGGCACGGGGTATTGGTGGGACAAACAGGGCAAAGACGAGCACCGCATATTAAAGAACATGGCAAACGCCTCGGCGTCGTGGATAAGCCTGCGGCGCAAGTATCACGGGCCGTCGTATTCGGTGAGCACCGCATGCGCATCGGGCGCGTACGCGCTCGCGGGCGCCTGTGACCTCATCGCCACCGGCCAGTGCGACGCGGTGGTCGCCGGCGCAGCGGATTCTTCGATCAACTACGCGGACGTGGAGGGGTTCCTGAGCATCATGGCGCTTTCCGAGGAAAAAGAGGACTTTACGCATGCGTGCAGGCCGTTTGACATCGCGCGCAGCGGGTTTGTGATGGGCGAGGGCGGCGGCATGCTCGTGGCGGAGTCGCTTGAACATGCGCGGAAGCGCGGCGCGAAAATTTATGCGCGGCTCCACAGGCCCGGGCTTTCCAGCGAGGCGTACAACATGCTTTCCCCGCAGCCATCGGGAACGGGCATGGCGGGGGCGATGGAGCGCGCGCTCGCCAATGCGGCAATGAAGCCTTCGGCCGTCGATTATATAAACGCGCACGGCACGTCAACAGGGTACAACGATTTGTACGAAACGCTGGCGATCAAGGCGGTGTTCGGCGAACATGCGCGCGCCGTTCCAGTTTCGAGCACGAAGCCGCAGACCGGCCACTGCCTGGGAGGCGCGGCCGGCGTCGAGGCGGTGATCAGCGTTCTTGCGCTTGTCAATGGCACCGTTCCGGCGACCGTCAACCTGAAAACGCCCGACCCGCAGTGCGACCTCGACTACGTGCCGGGCCAAAGCAGGAAGCAAACAATCAAGACCGTGATGTCGAATTCGTTCGCCTTCGGCGGCCATAACGGCGTCTGCATTTTCGAAAAACCATGA